In Pochonia chlamydosporia 170 chromosome 3, whole genome shotgun sequence, the following are encoded in one genomic region:
- a CDS encoding short chain dehydrogenase (similar to Colletotrichum gloeosporioides Nara gc5 XP_007286172.1) — MFSREGFTLDVVAGAVRNWVLTPTTTLPLALGLTWEPLFSRLIQRVSTDRAKAIRSRVYWLAAASFILALNDQLNRQSANNWVSDSRWNWDDEIVVVTGGSSGIGASVCQRLIAKNPRTRIIIIDYVPLSWTPPRGARVYYYECDLSDAYAIKLVCDRIKVEVGHPTVLFNNAGLARGSTVMEGTSNDVQLTLKTNLIAPFLLVKEFLPEMVRRDHGHILNTGSMSSVISAPTIVDYSASKAGLTALHEGLQLELKSLHRAPRVRLTLGIFGFIRTPLFTGKTNESNFVTPLLNVETVSEKLVEAVYSGYGGTIYLPGVMRYITALKGGPEWFFRRIRERSLRVDYDFHRQQHRYDKETGKRIGAALEPLE; from the exons ATGTTTTCTCGTGAAGGCTTCACTCTCGACGTCGTGGCCGGCGCTGTGAGAAATTGGGTTCTCACACCAACGACGACGTTGCCTCTTGCCTTGGGTCTGACGTGGGAACCATTATTCTCACGATTGATACAACGTGTTTCGACTGATCGGGCGAAAGCCATACGCTCCCGAGTCTACTGGCTTGCCGCTGCGAGTTTCATTCTCGCTCTAAACGACCAACTGAACAGGCAATCTGCCAACAACTGGGTATCGGACTCCCGATGGAATTGGGACGATGAAATTGTCGTTGTCACAGGCGGTAGCAGCGGCATTGGTGCCAGCGTCTGCCAGCGACTCATTGCCAAGAACCCTCGCACGCGTATCATTATCATTGATTATGTCCCGTTGTCATGGACGCCGCCTCGTGGTGCAAGGGTGTACTACTACGAATGCGATTTGAGCGATGCTTACGCCATCAAACTTGTATGCGATCGCATCAAGGTCGAAGTTGGCCATCCGACTgtcctcttcaacaatgCAGGATTAGCGAGAGGCTCAACGGTCATGGAGGGGACGTCAAACGATGTGCAGCTCACCCTCAAGACCAATCTCATTGCGCCGTTTCTGTTGGTCAAGGAATTTCTGCCAGAGATGGTGAGACGGGATCATGGACACATCTTGAATACAGGATCAATGAGCTCCGTCATTTCGGCGCCGACTATTGTGGACTATTCAGCTTCAAAGGCTGGTTTGACGGCCTTGCATGAG GGCCTTCAATTAGAACTCAAGAGTCTGCATAGGGCCCCCAGAGTGCGTCTCACTTTGGGTATTTTTGGCTTCATCCGCACGCCTCTCTTCACTGGAAAGACTAATGAATCCAACTTTGTGACCCCATTGCTGAATGTCGAAACTGTGAGTGAGAAGCTCGTAGAGGCAGTATACAGTGGTTACGGCGGTACGATCTATCTGCCTGGTGTCATGCGTTACATTACCGCTTTG AAAGGTGGTCCGGAATGGTTCTTCCGACGTATTCGAGAGCGCTCATTACGAGTTGACTACGACTTTCACCGACAACAGCATCGCTACGACAAGGAGACTGGGAAGCGCATTGGAGCTGCTCTTGAGCCGCTCGAGTAA
- a CDS encoding alpha/beta hydrolase fold protein (similar to Metarhizium robertsii ARSEF 23 XP_007819970.2) — translation MAVQSALRVEALESYPHQNGRPKLSIWEYVKLLAKATTIIPLRMALYILRIVYFSARRKFNIKYYVFCAIVDVVFTTFNDREIQIYSHPTIDAYNMWVNGKLGRTREPALRQRLVHEIQPLGHTGGSLLWVGNRRKASKIVLFLHGGGYIAPALRGHYEWCWNAYVMAGREAGVEVAVGCLQYTLLNDGRFPVPLVQGAEALRSILDSGVNPSDIYVGGDSAGGNLSLQILSHILHPYEGISPLKLSKPLGGVFLVSPWLSNNVYTDSFNRNSGHDMISFGAMDTLGAALYGEELIKAHKADILAGDYSAANPYMTPLDTDEDWLDGIGDITSHVYLTVGKNEILYDQGVKLISLLRRRNATCKIRLDEAEKEAHDFILIENIFGKPGDATSRMKDWFKGVITTRH, via the exons ATG GCTGTCCAGAGTGCGCTGAGGGTCGAAGCTTTGGAAAGCTACCCACACCAAAATGGAAGACCAAAGCTTTCAATATGGGAATATGTAAAGCTGTTAGCCAAGGCAACCACCATCA TCCCTCTGCGCATGGCGTTGTACATACTGCGAATAGTATATTTTTCGGCCAGACGAAAGTTCAACATCAAGTACTATGTGTTTTGCGCCATTGTTGATGTCGTCTTTACGACCTTCAATGATCGCGAAATCCAGATTTACTCGCATCCCACCATAGATGCCTATAACATGTGGGTAAATGGCAAGCTGGGGCGCACCAGAGAGCCTGCACTCCGGCAACGGCTTGTCCATGAAATCCAGCCGCTTGGTCACACTGGCGGCTCGCTTCTGTGGGTAGGAAACCGACGTAAGGCCAGCAAGATCGTGCTGTTCTTGCATGGCGGTGGGTATATTGCGCCAGCTCTTCGAGGCCACTATGAGTGGTGCTGGAATGCCTACGTTATGGCAGGCAGGGAAGCTGGAGTTGAGGTCGCAGTCGGTTGTCTCCAGTATACCCTTTTAAACGATGGTAGATTCCCTGTTCCTCTCGTGCAGGGCGCAGAAGCCCTTAGGTCGATTTTGGATTCCGGAGTCAACCCGTCTGATATCTACGTGGGCGGTGATTCTGCAGGGGGGAACCTGAGCTTGCAAATCTTGAGCCACATTCTCCATCCTTATGAAGGAATTTCCCCTCTGAAGTTATCCAAGCCTCTTGGAGGAGTCTTCCTAGTTTCGCCTTGGTTGAGCAACAATGTTTACACCGACTCGTTCAATCGCAACAGTGGCCATGACATGATATCCTTTGGGGCCATGGATACTCTGGGCGCCGCCCTCTATGGCGAAGAGTTGATCAAAGCACATAAGGCAGATATCCTTGCCGGAGACTACTCCGCAGCGAACCCATACATGACCCCTCTGGATACTGACGAAGACTGGCTCGACGGTATTGGGGACATTACTTCCCACGTCTATCTCACCGTGGGGAAGAACGAGATTCTGTACGATCAGGGCGTCAAGTTGATTAGCCTTTTGCGGCGCAGAAATGCGACATGTAAAATTAGATTGGATGAGGCGGAGAAGGAGGCTCACGACTTTATTCTCATTGAGAACATATTTGGAAAGCCAGGGGATGCGACGTCCAGGATGAAGGATTGGTTCAAGGGGGTTATCACGACCCGTCATTGA